A genomic region of Sulfobacillus acidophilus DSM 10332 contains the following coding sequences:
- a CDS encoding site-specific recombinase, phage integrase family (KEGG: dev:DhcVS_1463 site-specific recombinase, phage integrase family~SPTR: Site-specific recombinase, phage integrase family) yields the protein MAGQIISRGNRTWLIRIFISRDPKTGKRKYINKTVHGTKKEAQQVLNALLRDHDTGSLVTPQRLTLNEYLDEWFQSAVKTMGPGDL from the coding sequence ATGGCTGGACAAATCATCTCCCGAGGGAACCGGACGTGGCTGATTCGGATCTTTATTAGTCGGGATCCCAAGACGGGAAAGCGCAAATATATCAACAAGACGGTTCATGGCACGAAAAAAGAAGCGCAACAGGTTCTCAACGCCTTGTTGCGGGATCACGATACGGGTTCCCTGGTGACCCCCCAACGGCTCACACTGAACGAATACCTTGACGAATGGTTCCAATCGGCAGTGAAAACGATGGGACCCGGTGACCTATGA
- a CDS encoding DNA binding domain protein, excisionase family (TIGRFAM: DNA binding domain, excisionase family~InterPro IPR010093~TIGRFAM: Excisionase/Xis, DNA-binding), whose protein sequence is MDSYPVLLTAQEAADILRVSRWRVYDLISQNVIPVIRFGRQVRIPRDKLWDLIQAPSPANPVRSRDGG, encoded by the coding sequence ATGGATTCCTATCCGGTTTTATTGACCGCTCAAGAGGCGGCCGACATTCTCAGGGTCTCCCGTTGGCGCGTGTACGACCTCATTTCGCAAAACGTAATCCCCGTCATCCGGTTCGGACGCCAAGTGCGCATCCCCCGCGATAAGCTTTGGGACCTCATCCAGGCACCATCCCCAGCCAACCCGGTGCGGTCACGGGATGGTGGGTGA
- a CDS encoding hypothetical protein (KEGG: bpf:BpOF4_04480 hypothetical protein~SPTR: Putative uncharacterized protein) produces MKGHLKLGNGRVSSSAILTSVSGVLGISRKVVIRITRQQLRRKIAHTVKQDCANFSMRKTCLLLDQPCPLLQPGIRNGPLTRCIYFEEAVLPHLAPLEAEYRRQLNRLTQRGGPLPTARCQSCHVPFMKTGRNQKFCPSCRDRQRKKAQAKASRAYRRRKAKNSAVAKDLCNPEMMEIDRIGTF; encoded by the coding sequence ATGAAGGGGCATTTGAAGCTAGGGAACGGTCGGGTGTCGTCGTCAGCCATTCTAACTTCCGTATCCGGCGTCCTAGGGATTTCACGAAAGGTGGTCATCCGCATCACACGTCAACAACTCCGCCGAAAAATTGCCCATACCGTCAAACAGGACTGTGCCAATTTCTCGATGCGCAAGACCTGTCTACTATTAGACCAACCATGTCCGCTACTCCAACCCGGCATCAGAAATGGTCCATTGACCCGCTGTATCTACTTTGAAGAAGCGGTACTGCCGCACCTAGCGCCATTAGAGGCGGAATATCGTCGGCAGCTCAACAGGCTGACCCAACGTGGAGGCCCACTTCCGACCGCACGGTGCCAGTCCTGTCATGTCCCTTTTATGAAGACAGGACGGAACCAGAAGTTCTGTCCGTCATGCCGCGATCGGCAACGGAAAAAGGCCCAAGCAAAGGCGTCGCGTGCATACCGTCGTCGTAAGGCGAAAAACAGCGCCGTGGCAAAAGATCTGTGTAACCCAGAGATGATGGAAATTGATAGGATTGGGACATTTTGA
- a CDS encoding transposase mutator type (PFAM: Transposase, Mutator family~COGs: COG3328 Transposase and inactivated derivatives~InterPro IPR001207~KEGG: msv:Mesil_3331 hypothetical protein~PFAM: Transposase, mutator type~SPTR: Putative IS6120, transposase) — translation MSRIPPSQQIQQRIHQLLARGLAGEGSVVTELLTLGAQRVVQELLELKVTAFLGREHYRRGPCRIRGYRNGYRVKRVPTAEGAIPVHVPQVRDTAEPFESRLLTFLTGHRDVLQRLVTEMYARGLSTRDIEDAFTDATGARLLTKSQVSELTETLWGDFEAFQTRDLRPFPVEYLFLDAVFEPMRRMGRTREGVWAAWGICRDGRRVLLHLALGNTESYENWLEFLRDLVKRGMRTPTTVTSDGAPGLIRAIDQVWPRSLRIRCWAHKARNVLDKVPDAARAEVKAHLAQIREAATLADGQQAVQRFRDTFGARYPSALKSLEDDLEASLNHLRVPAAHRKFVRTTNWTYVNKMDTRN, via the coding sequence ATGTCTAGAATACCACCATCCCAGCAGATTCAGCAGCGCATTCACCAACTTTTGGCCCGCGGTCTCGCCGGAGAAGGCTCGGTGGTGACGGAATTATTGACACTTGGGGCCCAGCGGGTCGTTCAAGAACTTCTGGAGCTAAAAGTGACGGCCTTTTTGGGCCGGGAGCATTACCGGCGCGGCCCGTGCCGGATTCGGGGCTATCGCAATGGATACCGGGTCAAGCGCGTGCCCACGGCGGAAGGGGCGATTCCCGTGCACGTCCCCCAAGTCCGGGACACGGCGGAACCCTTTGAATCCCGGTTATTGACATTTCTCACCGGCCACCGGGATGTCTTGCAACGCTTGGTCACGGAAATGTATGCCCGGGGTCTGTCCACCCGCGACATCGAAGACGCGTTCACGGATGCCACGGGGGCGCGATTGCTGACGAAATCCCAGGTCAGTGAGCTCACGGAGACATTGTGGGGTGACTTTGAAGCCTTTCAAACGCGGGATCTCCGGCCCTTTCCCGTCGAGTACCTGTTTCTGGACGCGGTCTTTGAGCCCATGCGCCGCATGGGCCGGACCCGCGAAGGCGTCTGGGCGGCGTGGGGCATTTGTCGCGATGGACGGCGCGTGTTACTGCATCTGGCATTGGGTAACACCGAGAGTTATGAGAATTGGCTGGAGTTTTTGCGGGACTTGGTGAAACGCGGGATGCGGACGCCGACCACGGTGACCAGCGACGGCGCACCGGGGCTCATCCGAGCGATCGACCAGGTCTGGCCCCGGAGTCTCCGCATCCGGTGCTGGGCTCACAAGGCGCGCAATGTCTTGGACAAAGTGCCGGATGCGGCGCGCGCAGAGGTCAAAGCGCACCTCGCCCAAATCCGGGAAGCGGCCACGCTGGCCGACGGCCAGCAGGCCGTGCAGCGGTTCCGGGACACCTTCGGGGCCCGGTATCCGAGCGCCCTCAAGAGTCTCGAAGACGATTTAGAGGCCAGTCTGAACCATCTGCGGGTGCCCGCCGCTCATCGGAAGTTCGTCCGCACCACAAATTGGACCTATGTCAATAAAATGGACACCCGAAATTGA
- a CDS encoding transposase IS116/IS110/IS902 family protein (PFAM: Transposase IS116/IS110/IS902 family; Transposase~COGs: COG3547 Transposase and inactivated derivatives~InterPro IPR003346~KEGG: tmr:Tmar_1896 transposase IS116/IS110/IS902 family protein~PFAM: Transposase, IS116/IS110/IS902~SPTR: Transposase IS116/IS110/IS902 family protein), with protein MTRFMGLDLHKNYIHGYVFQPGQKGTHFRFLNTPDEWARFLATRLTPETAVAIEATGNAFTIYDRLVRHARQVVVIHPAGLKGLGAGRHADRIDAERLAQLLALGTYTRVQVWVPPTEVRAIRALITQVRACQQQETAWRNRARNLLIQAGYAVPRSVALRDWLAAHAAELDETLQIIFTSALTMAEQAQQEGERLRGEILRRLQDRPEMAWLWSVPGLGAWTAAVVWAWIGDPLRFRSARQVGRYGGLDPRVHQSGDADWRGHISHQGPAILRQVLVEAAWWAIRAKDTPLRVFYDRVLPRLGKRRAIVAVARKLLVAAWRVWREQRLAHEVDRRRYQKKLSAIRVVLRTLPPYPLTERLQTLTVSQRHPAAGARGEPAIPA; from the coding sequence ATGACCCGGTTTATGGGGTTGGATTTGCATAAAAATTATATCCACGGCTATGTCTTTCAACCCGGCCAAAAAGGGACGCATTTCCGGTTTCTCAACACGCCCGACGAGTGGGCCCGGTTTCTCGCCACGCGGCTCACCCCGGAGACCGCGGTGGCGATTGAAGCGACCGGAAATGCGTTCACGATTTATGATCGCCTGGTCCGCCATGCCCGTCAAGTGGTCGTCATTCATCCGGCCGGCCTCAAAGGGCTGGGGGCCGGACGGCACGCGGACCGGATCGATGCCGAACGGCTGGCCCAGCTGCTGGCGCTCGGCACGTACACCCGAGTCCAGGTGTGGGTGCCGCCCACGGAGGTTCGGGCCATTCGGGCGTTGATTACCCAAGTCCGGGCTTGCCAGCAGCAGGAGACCGCGTGGCGGAACCGGGCGCGGAATCTCTTGATCCAGGCAGGTTACGCGGTCCCGCGGTCGGTGGCCTTGCGGGACTGGCTGGCGGCCCATGCGGCGGAACTGGATGAAACGCTGCAAATCATCTTCACGAGTGCCTTGACGATGGCCGAGCAGGCCCAGCAGGAAGGCGAACGCTTGCGGGGCGAGATTCTCCGGCGCTTGCAGGACCGACCCGAGATGGCCTGGCTCTGGAGTGTGCCCGGCCTCGGGGCGTGGACCGCAGCCGTGGTGTGGGCCTGGATTGGGGATCCGCTCCGCTTTCGGTCGGCCCGCCAAGTCGGGCGGTATGGCGGGCTGGATCCGCGCGTCCATCAATCGGGCGACGCCGATTGGCGCGGGCATATCAGCCACCAAGGGCCAGCCATTCTGCGCCAGGTCCTGGTCGAAGCCGCCTGGTGGGCAATTCGGGCGAAGGACACCCCGCTCCGCGTCTTTTATGACCGGGTCTTACCGCGGCTGGGCAAACGGCGAGCCATTGTCGCTGTAGCGCGGAAGCTTCTCGTGGCCGCGTGGCGCGTCTGGCGCGAGCAACGGCTGGCGCACGAAGTCGACCGGCGGCGGTATCAGAAAAAACTCAGCGCCATTCGGGTCGTCCTGCGGACCCTGCCGCCGTATCCGTTGACCGAACGGCTACAGACGCTGACCGTCTCGCAGAGACACCCGGCAGCGGGGGCTCGCGGGGAACCCGCGATTCCCGCTTAA